The genomic window TCAATCGTGACCCTGAGCTTTCCCTTCCCTTCCTTGATGAAGCTCTCCTCTTTCATTTCCCTCACCCTGTCTGGATTGGCCGGCTGAATGCACGGCATGGTAACCACCAATAAAGGTTACTTCTCCTTGGACTTTATCTGGCTTTCGGTTCGCCTAACCATCCTCACCCATATACCGTGCTTTCCGACTTCCCGGAATCCGTACTCCTCGTAAAATCTCTTGGCCCTCTCGTTTTTTTCGCCGACCCAGAGCTCGACGTCCTTGCCCTTTAGATACTCCAGGCACTTCTCCATGAGTTTCCTCCCTATCCCATGTCCCTGATACTCTCTATCCACCGCGAACTCGTGGATTGCGCCCACAGTTTTACCCTCGTACTTGCTGTACCAATCGTCGTCGCAGACTATGAAGCCGACTATCCTGTCGCCGATTTTTGCAACAAAAAAGCCGTCTCTGGCCTTGCTCCAGCACCACCTTAGGTATCTCTTGGCG from Thermococcus sp. includes these protein-coding regions:
- a CDS encoding GNAT family N-acetyltransferase, whose amino-acid sequence is MAEVRIEKLKELDQETLERLIEIYMNAYEGMREYGGEGESYAKRYLRWCWSKARDGFFVAKIGDRIVGFIVCDDDWYSKYEGKTVGAIHEFAVDREYQGHGIGRKLMEKCLEYLKGKDVELWVGEKNERAKRFYEEYGFREVGKHGIWVRMVRRTESQIKSKEK